The Pontibacter sp. SGAir0037 DNA segment ATCGGGAGAGTCGCACGAGTATGTTTCGGGCTGCAACCTGAAAACAGGAATTGGTAAAATGCGCGGCACCTACCTGATGGAGCGCCTGGTTGACGGCAGGCAGTTTAAGGTAACTATTCCTGAATTTGTGCTGATAGTGCCTTACAAGCTGAACTAAGGGTGAGCATACTATATTATTAGCTAATTTTAATATTATACTATTTTTTCCAAGCACAAATGCTATTTTTGCCAGGCAACAGAATTTATTCTGCTTATTACAACCTGAAGCAAACTTTATTAACCCTAAGAAATTATAAGTGCTCCCGTTCCGCTTTGCCGCCGATTACCTGCAGTACAGACTGCGTTCTATTAAACTTCATGGCGTCCATTCTCCTTTTATATTTAATCTTTACAACAATGTCATCAGGCATAAAGGAAACTACTATGCTTATCTTAGAGTAGAGGCACTTCGGGATAAGCTGCTCCATGATCACCGGACGCTGCAGGTAACAGATTTCGGCGCGGGCCCCAAAAGCGGTAAAAAGCTGGCACGCAAAGTAAAGCGGATCGCTGCCTCATCGGCTAAACCAGCCAAATACAGTCAGCTGCTCTTCAGGCTGGCAAATCACTTCAAACCCCGCACTGTTTTCGACCTGGGAACTTCTTTGGGTATAACCAGTTCCTACCTGGCCGAAGCCGCTAAAAACAGCTGCTTTTACACATTTGAAGGCTGCCCTGCCGTAGCGCGTGTGGCACGCGAAAACTTTAAGAATCTGGGCCTAAAACATGTGCAGCTTGTTGAAGGCAACCTGGACGATACACTGGAGCAACAGTTGCAGCAGGTAGAGCAACTGGATTTTGTATTCTTCGACGGAAACCATCGTTACGAACCCACGATGCGTTATTTCAATGCCTGCCTCACAAAAGCGCACGAATGCAGCGTGTTTGTTGTAGATGACCTATACTGGTCTGCCGAAATGAAAAAAGCTTGGAATGACATTAAGAAACATCCACAGGTACTACAAACAGTAGATTTATTTTTTATCGGCCTCGTTTTCTTTCGAACATCACAACCTAAAGAGCACTTCACCTTGCTGTATTGAGTTTACGATCTGCATAGTAACCTGTGCCGGTCGCCTGGCCTTTTAGGTAGACCAGGCGAAGCACAAGATTAATCTTTATGGATGTTCTTCCTTAAGCGTTGCCAGGAAACTGACAACATCGCGTATTTCCCGCTTAGTAAGCAGGTACTGCATGTTTGGCATACTGGAGGCCGCATTTACCCTTTTGGCAATATCATTTTTCCGGATCAAGGTGTCTGGCTGGCCACCAATTTTAAGAGACAAGCTATTTTCTTTTTCCCCCTGCAGCACACCACTTACTGATCGTCCGTTCTTCAGTTCCAGTGTTACTACACCATACCCTGGAGCAAGGCGGGCACTCGGATTAATGAGCGCTTCCAGCAATTGAGTTCGTTCCAACCTTTGCGAGACGCCATTTAGCCTGGGACCTGCATTTCCTCCCATATCATCGTACGAATGGCAGCGGATACATTGCGCTGTCTGGTGGCTGAAGAAAATCTTCCTGCCGCGCAGGGCATCTCCTCCGAACAAGCTACCTTCAAAAGAAGCAGTCAGGTTATCCGGTGAAAGCCTGGCAGTTATTTCTTTATACCTGGCAATCAAAGCCTGCGATTTCGTGCTGTCTATCGCATCAGCAAGTTCCAGGTGTATTTCGGAGGGCAGCTTACCACTCTCAAGCTGTGTAAGCAATGTGTTAAAGACAGGTTGCGTTTGCTCTGCAGGCAGGGTTCCGAGAGAGAGCAAAGCCGCCTGTTTTTCTTCAGGCGTTCTTTTCTGAATAACATCAGAAAGCAGCGAAACCTTCAGTTCCTTGGAAATATCGAGCTTGTCCAACATATCCAACCCGGCTACCCGCACCGTTTTCTCCTGATCTGACAAGGCCTGTTCAATTGCTTTGCCCATTTGCGGATCATCCAGAGCAGCCAGCGATTTTAAAGCCTCTACCCGCACCTCCGGCTGTTTATCACTTTTCAACCGGGTAAATAATTGAGGAGATGCTTTTTCAGCTTTTAGCCTGCCAATTGCCTTTACAGCACTAAGTCGCAAAGCAGCATCATTATGAGCCGTCAACTGAATAAGTCCATCTGTGGCGTTATTTCGTACCAGCTCCGGATCGCGGGTAATTACACCTCTGTACCGCCCGTCTACCCGATCCAGAACGGAAGGTTTGCCCCAGGTACTGAGTGCTGCCACTGCTTCAGATCGCATGGCCGCCGGAGCTCCTTCTTTTAGAGAATACGTAATGAGATTTTGCATAGCCTGCGGAGTGCCTACCCGAAGGTTAGCATTGATGGCACGCCTGAGTAGAGCTTCGTTGGTAAATCGTGTATCCTGCAACACATTTCCCAACGCAGGCAAGGCTTCTTTAATAGAGAGGTCGTCGTTGATGGCACGGGCAGCTTCCGTTACAATATACTCATCCTGATCTTTTAAAAATCGAGCTACTGCCGGGTGCTGCATCCGGCGAAGTGCCACAACAGCTGCAATACGTAAAGCCCAGGATGAATTTTCAGCCAGCGCAATAACAGGCTCGGCTTTTCCGATGCGTGCCAAAGCCAGGCTCCCGGCGTGGCGTATGTAGGCATCTTCATCGTTATTTGCCTGCAGTAGTTCAATAAGAGGGTTTACTGCTGGTTCGTATGCTATGCGTCCTAAAGCTTCGGCTGCAAAGAAACGTGCCCGGCTGTTAGTATCTTTCAGAAGAGGCACCAGGGCCGCTCCAGCCTTTTTATAGCGCACATCACCCAGCCATTTAGCGGCCTGTGCTCTTATTTCAGGGTCAGCGTCTTTCAGCAACGGTAGTAACACCTCGCCATATTTCTGATCCTGGCGGGCCAGTTGGCTGATGCCCCAGATCGCATGCACGCGCGCCAGCTGTTGCTCTCTCTGCCGGATGCTTTGTTTAAACACTTCGGCACCCTTGTCTCCTCGTTTAGCCAGTTCGAACTGTGCTTTTTGCCGTACCCGCATATCCGGGTTTTTCAGAAGTTCTCCTAACTCGCTTTCTTTGCGCTTACTGAAATCTTCTGCCAAAAGTTTCTTGGTGAGCTGTCGCTCCGGCCAGGCTGATCCTTCCTTATCATCCAGTTTCCAGATGCGGCCAGTGTCTTTTGTGCCCCATCCATCTATCCAGTCAGCCACATACATGGCCCCATCAGGCCCGAAATCAATGCCCGTAGCCAGTACGCCACTCATAATCTTTTTACTTTCCCCAAGCTCGAACGTAGCGCCTTTAGGCTTGAGTTTGAATGCATG contains these protein-coding regions:
- a CDS encoding O-methyltransferase, with product MLPFRFAADYLQYRLRSIKLHGVHSPFIFNLYNNVIRHKGNYYAYLRVEALRDKLLHDHRTLQVTDFGAGPKSGKKLARKVKRIAASSAKPAKYSQLLFRLANHFKPRTVFDLGTSLGITSSYLAEAAKNSCFYTFEGCPAVARVARENFKNLGLKHVQLVEGNLDDTLEQQLQQVEQLDFVFFDGNHRYEPTMRYFNACLTKAHECSVFVVDDLYWSAEMKKAWNDIKKHPQVLQTVDLFFIGLVFFRTSQPKEHFTLLY
- a CDS encoding HEAT repeat domain-containing protein, with translation MRKTVLDTLFPRKHFLKAALLPTLLFAGCKGEEPVDRRIHSVVPEKAAQIAASIESLVTPELADGLTLRLWGIDSLVADPISIDIDDQGRLYYTRTNRQKHSEFDIRSHQDWEIQSIQLQTIEDKRNFLRKVLSPENSSKNTWLADLNQDGSHDWKDMTVEKEHVYRLEDTSGDGVADQSQLMVDDFNDEVTDVAGAILSHGDDLFVGVAPDLWRMKDKNGDGIADEKTSLSHGYGIHVGFGGHGMSGLEMGPDGKIYWGIGDIGFNGEGKDGQKYEHPNSGVIVRCNPDGSDFEVFAHGLRNTHEFVFDEYGNLISEDNDGDHPGENERLVYVVNGSDTGWRINWQFGKYMDPDNNTYKVWMDEKMYKPRFEGQAAYITPAIANFVSGPTGMLYNPGTALSPKYKNTFFIVEFVGNPAQSGIHAFKLKPKGATFELGESKKIMSGVLATGIDFGPDGAMYVADWIDGWGTKDTGRIWKLDDKEGSAWPERQLTKKLLAEDFSKRKESELGELLKNPDMRVRQKAQFELAKRGDKGAEVFKQSIRQREQQLARVHAIWGISQLARQDQKYGEVLLPLLKDADPEIRAQAAKWLGDVRYKKAGAALVPLLKDTNSRARFFAAEALGRIAYEPAVNPLIELLQANNDEDAYIRHAGSLALARIGKAEPVIALAENSSWALRIAAVVALRRMQHPAVARFLKDQDEYIVTEAARAINDDLSIKEALPALGNVLQDTRFTNEALLRRAINANLRVGTPQAMQNLITYSLKEGAPAAMRSEAVAALSTWGKPSVLDRVDGRYRGVITRDPELVRNNATDGLIQLTAHNDAALRLSAVKAIGRLKAEKASPQLFTRLKSDKQPEVRVEALKSLAALDDPQMGKAIEQALSDQEKTVRVAGLDMLDKLDISKELKVSLLSDVIQKRTPEEKQAALLSLGTLPAEQTQPVFNTLLTQLESGKLPSEIHLELADAIDSTKSQALIARYKEITARLSPDNLTASFEGSLFGGDALRGRKIFFSHQTAQCIRCHSYDDMGGNAGPRLNGVSQRLERTQLLEALINPSARLAPGYGVVTLELKNGRSVSGVLQGEKENSLSLKIGGQPDTLIRKNDIAKRVNAASSMPNMQYLLTKREIRDVVSFLATLKEEHP